From a region of the Acanthochromis polyacanthus isolate Apoly-LR-REF ecotype Palm Island chromosome 3, KAUST_Apoly_ChrSc, whole genome shotgun sequence genome:
- the hmx1 gene encoding homeobox protein HMX1, whose amino-acid sequence MQEKLTDCPISSRASSSFFIENLLGKGRNGQESVPDSSRGDACAETSSTERDVDTHHAETSATTPGGSSSTVRSAHRESPLQWYSGGTLNFRALETAHSPRENTSSEDPCCSVSTSDRGSPAVSEPITEGSDETDRKAGDSNLTDDNEDAQNAFDTRSEQDASSDLTSTRKKKTRTVFSRSQVFQLESTFDVKRYLSSSERAGLAASLHLTETQVKIWFQNRRNKWKRQLAADLEAAHIPNSTQRIVRVPILYHEGPTPTAALGFNLNGHPVSPPIAGFSSSINYPLSSFAHSMSMLRSQMTGLV is encoded by the exons atgCAGGAGAAGCTGACGGACTGTCCCATTTCATCGAGGGCGTCGTCGTCGTTTTTTATCGAGAATCTTCTGGGGAAGGGGAGGAATGGACAGGAGTCGGTACCGGACAGCAGTCGAGGGGATGCTTGTGCGGAAACAAGCTCCACGGAACGAGACGTCGACACGCACCACGCCGAGACAAGCGCTACGACGCCCGGAGGCTCCAGCTCCACAGTCCGGTCTGCGCACAGAGAGTCTCCGCTGCAGTGGTACAGCGGGGGGACCTTAAACTTCAGAGCTTTGGAAACTGCACACA GTCCAAGGGAAAACACCAGTTCAGAGGACCCCTGCTGCTCAGTGTCAACCAGTGACAGAGGTTCACCTGCCGTGTCCGAGCCAATAACTGAGGGCAGCGACGAAACCGACAGGAAAGCGGGCGACAGCAACCTGACGGATGACAACGAGGACGCGCAGAATGCCTTTGACACACGGTCAGAGCAAGACGCATCATCTGACCTGACCTCCACTCGCAAGAAGAAGACCCGCACCGTGTTCAGTCGCAGTCAGGTGTTTCAGCTGGAGTCCACTTTTGACGTCAAACGGTATTTGAGCAGCTCGGAGAGAGCAGGATTGGCAGCGTCGCTCCACCTGACAGAGACTCAGGTCAaaatctggttccagaaccggAGGAATAAATGGAAGAGACAGCTGGCGGCGGACCTAGAGGCTGCACATATCCCAAACTCGACCCAGCGGATTGTCAGGGTCCCCATCCTGTACCACGAGGGACCTACGCCCACTGCAGCGCTGGGTTTCAACTTAAACGGACATCCAGTTTCTCCACCCATAGCGGGCTTCTCCAGCTCCATCAACTACCCTCTGTCGTCGTTTGCTCACTCCATGAGCATGCTCAGATCGCAGATGACCGGTCTGGTGTAA